A region from the Tahibacter amnicola genome encodes:
- the efp gene encoding elongation factor P produces the protein MASYGMNDVKNGMKIIVNAEPCVITDTEYVKPGKGQAFTRVKYRNIKSGRVVEMTMKSTDSVEAADVMDTDMEFLYSDGEFWHFMHPETHEQVGADANAMADASKWLKGNETCVVTLWNGAPLTVAAPNFVELEITETDPGVRGDTSGGGGKPAKLETGAVVRVPLFVAQGEKIKVDTRTGEYVSRVK, from the coding sequence ATGGCCAGCTATGGCATGAACGATGTCAAGAACGGCATGAAAATCATCGTCAACGCAGAGCCGTGCGTGATCACCGATACGGAATACGTGAAGCCGGGCAAGGGCCAGGCCTTCACCCGCGTCAAGTACCGCAACATCAAGTCCGGCCGCGTCGTCGAAATGACGATGAAGTCGACCGATTCGGTCGAAGCCGCGGACGTGATGGACACCGACATGGAGTTCCTCTACTCCGACGGCGAATTCTGGCACTTCATGCACCCGGAAACCCATGAGCAGGTAGGTGCCGATGCCAACGCGATGGCGGATGCCTCCAAGTGGCTCAAGGGCAATGAAACCTGTGTCGTCACCCTGTGGAATGGCGCGCCGCTGACCGTGGCCGCGCCGAACTTCGTCGAACTGGAAATCACCGAGACCGACCCGGGCGTCCGTGGCGATACCTCGGGCGGCGGCGGCAAGCCGGCCAAGCTCGAGACCGGCGCCGTGGTGCGCGTTCCGCTGTTCGTGGCGCAGGGCGAAAAGATCAAGGTTGATACCCGCACCGGCGAGTACGTATCGCGCGTCAAGTGA
- a CDS encoding replication-associated recombination protein A gives MSRRKPASTHGLFAEPQGLKPLAERMRPRSLDEIVGQTRLLDPGKPLRRAIEAGHVHSMILWGPPGCGKTTLALLLARYAEAEFRAISAVLSGLADVRVALEEAAANFARGVRTVLFVDEVHRFNKAQQDAFLPHIEKGVILFIGATTENPSFELNSALLSRCRVHVMEAVSATDIQRALERALHDAERGLGGMALRPHADALGLIAQAADGDVRRALTLLEIAAELADGGVIDEVTLAQVLADRTRRFDKGGEQFYDQISALHKSVRSSDADAALYWVTRMMDGGCDPAYLARRLTRMAIEDVGLADPRALSMALEAWNTYDRLGSPEGDLALAQVAVYLAVAAKSNAVYVGFNETKAEIAANGTLEVPVHLRNAPTRLMKNLGYGAGYQYDHDVEGGVALDQQCLPDALVGRQFYRPTERGLEGKIAEKVNALRQAREAARSASAEPKGRRSRA, from the coding sequence ATGTCCCGCCGCAAACCCGCCAGCACACATGGATTGTTCGCCGAGCCGCAGGGTTTGAAGCCGCTGGCCGAACGCATGCGCCCGCGCAGCCTCGACGAAATCGTCGGGCAGACACGCCTGCTCGATCCGGGTAAACCGCTGCGACGCGCCATCGAGGCGGGGCACGTGCACTCGATGATCCTGTGGGGGCCGCCCGGTTGCGGCAAGACCACACTGGCCCTGTTGCTGGCGCGCTACGCCGAGGCCGAGTTCCGCGCGATATCTGCCGTGCTGTCGGGCCTGGCCGACGTGCGCGTGGCGCTGGAGGAGGCAGCCGCGAATTTTGCCCGGGGCGTGCGGACCGTGCTCTTCGTCGATGAGGTGCACCGCTTCAACAAGGCGCAGCAGGATGCCTTTCTGCCGCACATCGAGAAAGGCGTGATCCTTTTCATCGGCGCGACGACCGAAAACCCGTCGTTTGAACTCAATTCCGCCTTGCTGTCGCGCTGTCGCGTGCACGTGATGGAAGCCGTGTCGGCCACCGACATCCAGCGTGCGCTGGAGCGTGCGCTACACGATGCGGAGCGCGGGTTGGGCGGGATGGCTCTGCGACCGCATGCCGATGCGCTGGGCCTGATCGCCCAGGCCGCCGACGGCGATGTGCGACGCGCCTTGACCTTGCTGGAGATCGCCGCGGAGCTGGCCGATGGCGGCGTGATCGACGAGGTGACGCTGGCGCAGGTGCTGGCCGATCGCACCCGCCGATTCGACAAAGGGGGCGAACAGTTCTATGACCAGATCTCCGCGCTGCATAAATCTGTGCGCTCGTCCGACGCCGATGCGGCGCTGTACTGGGTCACGCGCATGATGGATGGGGGCTGCGATCCGGCTTACCTCGCGCGGCGGCTGACACGAATGGCGATCGAAGATGTCGGCCTGGCCGACCCGCGTGCCCTCAGCATGGCCCTGGAGGCCTGGAATACCTACGACCGGCTCGGTAGTCCCGAGGGGGATCTGGCTCTGGCGCAGGTGGCGGTGTACCTCGCAGTCGCCGCCAAGAGCAATGCCGTGTACGTCGGATTCAACGAAACGAAGGCCGAAATCGCGGCGAACGGTACTCTCGAGGTACCCGTTCACCTGCGCAATGCGCCGACCCGGCTGATGAAGAATCTCGGCTACGGTGCCGGCTACCAGTACGACCACGATGTTGAGGGCGGGGTAGCGCTAGACCAGCAGTGCCTGCCCGATGCCCTCGTCGGACGCCAGTTCTACCGGCCTACCGAGCGGGGGCTGGAAGGAAAAATCGCGGAGAAGGTGAACGCGCTGCGCCAGGCCCGCGAGGCGGCGCGTTCCGCATCGGCGGAGCCTAAGGGCCGGAGGTCGCGCGCATGA
- a CDS encoding EAL domain-containing response regulator: MTKQDSVIKLLLIEDSVEDAEQQISMLRNGGIAVRPARASNEAELEDQIAQQTPDLILVNLGAKSLQLGQVADSANRTGKDIAIIASAVAPNEEQIVNAFREGARAVALRSRPDHTQMIVKREFEALHTRRSVRRLESALRETERRCESLLDSSRDPIAYVHEGMHVRANKAYLEMFGYDEFEDIESMSILDMIAPDDADDFKTLLKKLSKGEKPPQKLNLKAQRGDGSTFDAVMEFAEASYEGEPCQQIIFRQQTANPELEKELDALRSKDLVTDLFNRQHLLLELDRAIAHAAGGRSDRALLLLEPDNFKQVLDTIGIGNTDLLLGDLANLMRRHLNEVDVAARFADHTFAVLLIDRDHESSKKVAETLRKAFEDRIFDIGKQSISVTMSIGGTLISEKNANAQAILGQANTTLRAAQNEGVNRINIFDPAAQDKAAEEKQRHWLKLVQDALANNGFVLFNQPIISLHGADGEFFEILLRMQGPKGEITPNFFLPIAEQHGLMPQIDRWVIAHAIKALVERERAGNKTTFFIKLTPQSLEDQTLLPWVAQQLKNARLRGDALVFEMPESKVVTNLKPARAFAHGLKQLHCGFALEQFGSGLNSFQLLKHIDVDYLKLDRSYMAELPKHKENQEKLKELCDQAHHAGKLTVAEFVEDAASMSILFSCGVNFVQGNFLQEPEKIIAHDVR; this comes from the coding sequence ATGACTAAACAGGATAGTGTCATCAAGTTGTTGCTGATCGAAGATTCGGTCGAAGACGCCGAACAGCAGATCAGCATGTTGCGCAATGGTGGCATCGCCGTACGGCCGGCCCGGGCCAGCAACGAAGCAGAGCTGGAAGACCAGATCGCACAGCAGACTCCCGACCTGATCCTGGTCAATCTCGGCGCGAAGTCCCTGCAACTGGGTCAGGTGGCCGACAGCGCCAACCGCACCGGCAAGGACATCGCCATCATCGCCAGCGCGGTGGCGCCGAACGAAGAGCAGATCGTCAACGCCTTCCGCGAAGGCGCGCGCGCCGTGGCGCTGCGCAGCCGCCCCGATCACACCCAGATGATCGTCAAGCGCGAATTTGAAGCGCTGCACACGCGTCGCAGCGTGCGCCGGCTGGAATCGGCGCTGCGCGAAACCGAACGCCGCTGCGAATCGCTGCTCGACTCCTCGCGCGACCCGATCGCCTACGTGCACGAAGGCATGCACGTGCGTGCGAACAAGGCCTACCTGGAGATGTTCGGCTACGACGAGTTCGAGGACATCGAAAGCATGTCGATCCTCGACATGATCGCCCCCGACGACGCCGACGACTTCAAGACCCTGCTCAAGAAGCTCTCCAAGGGCGAGAAACCGCCGCAGAAGCTGAACCTCAAGGCGCAGCGCGGCGACGGTTCCACCTTCGATGCCGTGATGGAGTTCGCCGAGGCCAGCTACGAGGGCGAGCCCTGCCAGCAGATCATCTTCCGCCAGCAGACTGCCAATCCGGAACTTGAGAAAGAACTCGACGCCCTGCGCTCGAAGGATCTCGTCACCGACCTGTTCAACCGCCAGCACCTGTTGCTCGAACTGGACCGCGCGATCGCCCATGCGGCCGGCGGCCGCAGCGACCGCGCCCTCTTGCTGCTGGAACCGGACAACTTCAAGCAGGTGCTCGACACGATCGGCATCGGCAACACCGACCTGCTCCTGGGCGACCTGGCCAACCTGATGCGCCGCCACCTCAACGAGGTGGACGTCGCCGCCCGTTTCGCGGACCACACGTTCGCAGTGCTGCTGATCGATCGCGATCACGAATCATCCAAGAAGGTCGCCGAGACGCTGCGCAAGGCGTTCGAAGACCGTATCTTCGATATCGGCAAGCAGTCGATCAGCGTCACGATGAGCATCGGCGGCACGCTGATCAGCGAAAAGAACGCCAATGCCCAGGCCATCCTCGGCCAGGCCAATACCACGCTGCGCGCGGCGCAGAACGAAGGCGTCAACCGCATCAACATTTTCGATCCGGCGGCACAGGACAAAGCCGCGGAAGAAAAGCAGCGCCACTGGCTCAAGCTGGTGCAGGACGCCCTGGCCAACAACGGCTTCGTCCTGTTCAACCAGCCGATCATCAGCCTGCATGGCGCCGATGGCGAGTTCTTCGAGATTCTCCTGCGCATGCAGGGGCCCAAGGGCGAAATCACGCCGAACTTCTTCCTGCCGATCGCCGAACAGCACGGACTGATGCCGCAGATCGACCGCTGGGTCATCGCGCACGCCATCAAGGCCCTGGTGGAACGCGAACGCGCCGGCAACAAGACCACGTTCTTCATCAAGCTGACCCCACAGTCGCTCGAAGACCAGACCCTGCTGCCGTGGGTGGCGCAGCAGCTCAAGAATGCGCGCCTGCGCGGCGATGCACTGGTCTTCGAGATGCCGGAGAGCAAGGTCGTCACCAACCTCAAGCCGGCACGCGCCTTCGCCCACGGCCTCAAGCAACTGCACTGCGGCTTCGCCCTGGAGCAGTTCGGGTCAGGCCTGAATTCCTTCCAGTTGCTCAAGCATATCGACGTCGACTATCTCAAGCTCGACCGCAGCTACATGGCCGAATTGCCCAAGCACAAGGAAAACCAGGAAAAACTCAAGGAGCTGTGCGACCAGGCCCACCACGCGGGCAAGCTCACCGTCGCCGAGTTCGTGGAAGACGCGGCCAGCATGTCGATCCTGTTCAGCTGTGGCGTCAACTTCGTACAGGGCAACTTCCTGCAGGAACCGGAAAAGATCATCGCGCACGACGTGCGCTGA
- a CDS encoding DMT family transporter: protein MTPYLRGILCMLGAVAAFSFMDAGLKALSAHYGAMQVAALRGLASWPLIVLWSVANGGVGQLVRVRWPLHLLRGALSVAMLSSFAYALRYLPMTEAYSLFFVAPLMITALAGPMLGERVGWRRWVAIGVGLGGTLVILRPSGEGMLSLGGAAVLVSAASYSISAITGRILGRTDSTPAMMFWMITLLCVFATASALPDWKPVLAQDVWLLVGVGLSGTLGLYGITEAFRLTPASVAAPLEYTALAWGLLFDWLFWSTLPEARMVTGAAIIVIAGLYLLKGDRGHEG, encoded by the coding sequence ATGACGCCGTATCTGCGTGGCATCCTGTGCATGCTGGGTGCGGTCGCTGCGTTCTCCTTCATGGACGCAGGCCTCAAGGCATTGTCTGCGCACTACGGTGCGATGCAGGTGGCAGCGCTGCGCGGCCTGGCGTCCTGGCCGCTCATCGTCCTGTGGTCGGTCGCCAATGGCGGTGTTGGCCAGCTGGTGCGGGTGCGCTGGCCCTTGCACCTGCTCCGAGGGGCGTTGTCAGTGGCGATGCTGTCGTCGTTCGCCTACGCCCTGCGCTACCTGCCGATGACCGAGGCGTATTCACTGTTTTTCGTCGCCCCGCTGATGATCACCGCCCTGGCCGGACCCATGCTCGGCGAACGGGTGGGCTGGCGCCGATGGGTGGCGATCGGCGTCGGACTGGGCGGCACGCTGGTGATCCTGCGGCCGAGCGGCGAGGGTATGCTTTCGTTGGGCGGTGCCGCCGTGCTGGTGTCGGCGGCGAGTTATTCGATTTCCGCGATCACCGGCCGCATTCTCGGACGCACCGACAGTACGCCCGCGATGATGTTCTGGATGATCACATTGCTGTGCGTGTTCGCGACGGCGTCGGCGCTACCCGATTGGAAGCCGGTCCTCGCGCAGGATGTCTGGTTGCTGGTCGGCGTGGGACTGAGCGGTACGCTGGGGCTCTACGGCATCACGGAAGCGTTCCGGTTGACGCCGGCGTCCGTCGCTGCGCCGCTGGAGTACACCGCACTGGCCTGGGGCCTGCTGTTTGACTGGCTGTTCTGGAGCACCCTGCCCGAGGCGCGAATGGTGACTGGCGCAGCGATCATCGTGATTGCAGGCCTGTACCTGCTCAAGGGGGATCGCGGTCACGAGGGTTGA
- a CDS encoding tetratricopeptide repeat protein, giving the protein MDRQGWLQQAMAALQHAQPAQAAALLREALHADPTDAEAARLLSAALLATGDGEGALRVLDEALSHRPQWAPLHAARGEVQSRLGNTAEAEAAFEAALRIQPNDRVALRSLLRLWLQLSRPAQVLERIDRTFPHAIPPDFLRIRAEALIAAGRGDDAAMLSAGFGADRSCLAADLQLALSLSQAQQAGAAESLARRLLPTHRPEAWFALARALLAQDRLGEAEAALVEVVRHAPGHLLAQEDLVQLRWTRSGDPAIATAALDEALRRDPACTALLVHKARLYDYARGPEAARALLADAARQRPDDALLAQACAEFALKFDAAVAVRDAERAWQLAPQRPGVAIALADATLAAGQPDRALRLATALLAQDPADQHALAVQAVALRQLGKPEYGELYDYSRFVSATLLETPSGWNRLEDYLGDLAGALRRMHLAKAHPVGQSLRGGTQTHQELEKSEDPAIRAFFQAIDGPIRRHLTAIGPGSDPLRRRYSENYAIRGIWSVQLRASGFHTNHFHQEGWFSSACYIDLPPAISDDCQDGWLQFGQPGYPTSPPTGPDHFIRPQPGLLALFPSYFWHGTVPFTGSPDHTRLTIAFDIVPA; this is encoded by the coding sequence ATGGATCGGCAGGGGTGGCTGCAGCAGGCGATGGCAGCATTGCAGCACGCGCAGCCGGCGCAGGCCGCTGCCCTGCTGAGGGAGGCGCTGCACGCTGATCCGACGGATGCGGAAGCGGCGCGGCTGTTGTCCGCCGCGCTGCTGGCAACGGGTGACGGCGAGGGGGCACTGCGGGTTCTGGACGAGGCCCTGAGCCACCGGCCGCAGTGGGCGCCGCTCCATGCCGCCCGCGGCGAAGTGCAGTCCCGCCTGGGGAATACCGCGGAAGCCGAAGCCGCTTTCGAAGCGGCGCTCCGGATTCAGCCGAACGACCGCGTTGCCTTGCGGTCGCTGCTGCGGCTCTGGTTGCAGCTGTCCCGTCCGGCGCAGGTACTCGAGCGCATCGACCGGACCTTCCCGCACGCGATTCCCCCGGATTTTCTGCGTATCCGCGCCGAAGCACTGATCGCCGCCGGGCGGGGCGATGACGCAGCGATGCTGTCAGCCGGATTTGGCGCGGACCGCTCGTGCCTGGCGGCTGACCTTCAGCTGGCGTTGTCACTGTCGCAGGCGCAGCAGGCGGGTGCAGCGGAATCCCTGGCGCGACGGTTGCTGCCGACACACCGGCCCGAGGCCTGGTTTGCGTTGGCGCGGGCGTTGCTGGCGCAGGACCGGCTGGGCGAGGCGGAAGCGGCGCTGGTGGAAGTCGTCCGTCATGCCCCCGGCCACCTGCTGGCGCAGGAGGATCTCGTGCAGCTGCGCTGGACCCGCAGCGGCGACCCGGCGATTGCCACGGCGGCACTGGACGAGGCGCTTCGGCGCGATCCGGCGTGCACGGCGCTGCTCGTCCACAAAGCGCGTTTGTACGACTATGCGCGCGGGCCGGAAGCCGCCCGGGCATTGCTCGCCGATGCCGCACGGCAGCGGCCGGACGATGCCCTCCTGGCCCAGGCCTGCGCGGAATTCGCGTTGAAATTTGATGCGGCTGTCGCGGTGCGCGACGCCGAGCGCGCCTGGCAGTTGGCGCCACAGCGCCCTGGCGTCGCCATTGCGCTGGCGGACGCCACGCTGGCCGCCGGACAGCCCGATCGCGCGTTGCGCCTGGCAACGGCCTTGCTGGCGCAGGATCCGGCCGACCAGCACGCACTGGCTGTACAGGCCGTGGCCCTGCGCCAGCTGGGGAAACCGGAATACGGCGAGCTCTACGACTACTCGCGGTTTGTTTCGGCAACATTGCTGGAGACGCCATCTGGCTGGAACCGTCTGGAAGACTATCTCGGCGATCTGGCTGGGGCCCTGCGCCGGATGCACTTGGCCAAGGCCCATCCGGTGGGGCAGTCCCTGCGGGGTGGCACGCAGACCCACCAGGAACTCGAAAAGAGCGAGGATCCGGCCATTCGTGCATTCTTCCAGGCGATTGACGGACCGATCCGGCGCCATCTCACGGCGATCGGGCCCGGCTCGGATCCACTCCGCCGTCGCTACAGCGAGAACTACGCGATCCGCGGCATCTGGTCGGTGCAGTTGCGCGCGAGCGGATTCCACACGAACCATTTCCACCAGGAAGGCTGGTTCTCGTCCGCGTGTTACATCGACCTGCCGCCCGCGATCTCGGACGACTGCCAGGATGGCTGGCTTCAGTTCGGGCAACCGGGCTATCCCACATCACCGCCGACAGGGCCAGATCATTTCATTCGCCCGCAACCGGGGCTGCTGGCGCTGTTTCCATCCTATTTCTGGCACGGCACGGTGCCCTTCACCGGCTCGCCGGACCACACGCGCCTGACCATTGCCTTCGACATCGTACCGGCCTGA
- a CDS encoding TRZ/ATZ family hydrolase: MSQTEKRAVDTIIGARWVVPVEPHGVVLENHAVVIHKGQILALVPQAEAAAAYVAAQNVALDEHVLMPGLVNAHTHNPMTLMRGIADDLPLMTWLTQHIWPAEAKAISPEFVRDGVELAIAEMVRGGTTCCNENYFFPDVQAATYRRHGFRAMVGLPIIEFPSAWAKTSDEYFDKALGVHDEYRDTALLGTAFAPHAPYTVSNASFERTRLLSDQLDMPVHVHVHETAQEVEDSRRDHGVRPLQRLQGLGIVNDHLIAVHMTQLTDAEIELCAEAGVSVVHCPESNLKLASGFCPAERLRRAGVNVAIGTDGCASNNDLDMFGEMRTAALLAKGVAADASAFDAASTLRAATLGSARALGWGDRIGSLEAGKAADLAAVRLDALETQPVFHVISQLVYACGRHQVSDVWIAGERKLSGGILVDMDSADLLARARSWRNRLAAFD; encoded by the coding sequence GTGAGCCAGACAGAAAAACGCGCCGTCGACACCATCATCGGTGCCCGCTGGGTCGTTCCGGTCGAGCCCCATGGCGTGGTGCTGGAAAACCACGCCGTGGTCATCCACAAGGGGCAGATCCTCGCCCTGGTGCCCCAGGCGGAAGCCGCCGCGGCCTATGTCGCTGCGCAGAACGTAGCACTGGACGAACACGTGCTGATGCCGGGCCTGGTCAATGCCCACACGCACAATCCGATGACGCTGATGCGCGGGATTGCCGACGACCTGCCGCTGATGACCTGGCTGACCCAGCACATCTGGCCCGCCGAGGCGAAGGCGATCAGTCCCGAGTTCGTCCGCGACGGCGTCGAGCTGGCCATAGCGGAAATGGTGCGCGGCGGCACCACCTGCTGCAACGAAAACTACTTCTTTCCCGACGTACAGGCAGCAACCTACCGCCGCCATGGATTCCGCGCCATGGTCGGCCTGCCGATCATCGAATTCCCCAGCGCCTGGGCAAAGACGTCCGACGAATACTTCGACAAGGCCCTGGGCGTCCACGACGAGTACCGCGATACGGCGCTACTCGGAACGGCCTTTGCGCCGCATGCGCCGTACACCGTGAGCAACGCCAGCTTTGAGCGCACCCGGCTTTTGTCGGACCAGCTGGACATGCCCGTGCATGTCCACGTCCACGAAACCGCGCAGGAAGTGGAGGATTCGCGTCGAGACCACGGCGTGCGTCCGCTGCAGCGTTTACAGGGGCTGGGCATCGTCAATGATCACCTGATCGCCGTGCACATGACCCAGCTGACCGACGCCGAAATCGAGCTCTGCGCGGAAGCGGGCGTTTCCGTGGTGCATTGTCCCGAATCCAATCTCAAGCTGGCCAGCGGCTTCTGTCCGGCCGAACGGCTGCGGCGCGCCGGCGTCAACGTCGCCATCGGCACCGACGGCTGCGCCAGCAACAACGACCTGGACATGTTCGGCGAAATGCGCACGGCCGCCCTCCTGGCCAAGGGCGTTGCCGCAGATGCGAGCGCCTTCGACGCTGCCAGCACACTGCGCGCCGCCACCCTGGGCAGCGCGCGCGCGCTGGGCTGGGGCGACCGCATCGGCTCGCTGGAGGCCGGCAAGGCGGCTGACCTCGCGGCAGTCCGTCTGGATGCGCTGGAAACCCAGCCCGTTTTCCACGTGATCTCGCAGCTGGTCTACGCCTGTGGCCGCCACCAGGTCAGTGACGTGTGGATCGCCGGCGAGCGCAAGCTCTCCGGCGGTATTCTCGTGGACATGGACAGCGCGGACCTGCTCGCCCGCGCCCGCAGCTGGCGCAACCGCCTGGCGGCGTTCGACTGA
- a CDS encoding MFS transporter, translating into MIAALRSLPATVWLLGLVSLVNDTASDMIYPLVPLYLSGVLMAGPKVLGLIEGVAEAAGSLLKLVAGVMADRLRRMKPWVVAGYSVAGLARPMIAFVTGWGGVLACRFADRLGKGLRAAPRDALLTLSVDPSRRGMAFGLHRAMDNLGAVAGPLVAAGLLAAGFSLRQVFFAAILPALVVIILTLVIREPSHPPVLKTQPWTWHLGDFPPAFRRYLLVLGLFTLGNSSNMFLLLRAQELGLTASEIPLAWAVVCGVAAVLSTPLSALSDRIDRRRLITGGWAIYAVFYVVFGLLPPTPWLIWPMFAFYGVFLAATEGAEKALVADLVPAERAGTAFGWYNLVVGLMLLPASLVFGWLWSDIQPLAAFGFGGVCALAAAVLLRVWVAPPAGSRAIG; encoded by the coding sequence ATGATCGCGGCCTTGCGTTCCCTGCCAGCCACCGTCTGGTTGCTGGGCCTGGTCAGCCTGGTCAACGACACCGCCAGCGACATGATCTACCCGCTGGTGCCGCTGTATCTGTCCGGCGTGCTGATGGCGGGTCCAAAGGTCCTGGGCCTGATCGAAGGCGTCGCGGAGGCGGCTGGCAGCCTGCTGAAGCTGGTTGCCGGCGTGATGGCTGACCGTTTGCGCCGGATGAAGCCCTGGGTCGTGGCGGGCTACAGCGTGGCGGGATTGGCGCGTCCGATGATTGCGTTCGTCACGGGCTGGGGCGGCGTGCTGGCCTGCCGGTTCGCCGATCGTCTGGGCAAAGGGCTGCGCGCGGCGCCGCGCGACGCGCTGCTGACCTTGAGCGTGGATCCGTCGCGCCGTGGCATGGCGTTCGGCCTGCACCGCGCAATGGACAATCTCGGTGCCGTGGCCGGCCCGCTGGTCGCGGCGGGACTGCTGGCGGCCGGGTTTTCGCTGCGGCAGGTGTTCTTCGCGGCGATTCTTCCGGCGTTGGTGGTGATCATCCTCACCCTTGTCATCCGCGAGCCGTCGCATCCTCCGGTGCTCAAGACCCAGCCGTGGACCTGGCACCTGGGCGATTTTCCGCCGGCATTCCGGCGTTATCTGCTTGTGCTCGGGCTGTTCACCCTGGGCAACTCGTCGAACATGTTCCTGCTGCTACGCGCGCAGGAGCTGGGCCTCACCGCGAGCGAGATCCCACTGGCCTGGGCCGTGGTGTGTGGCGTGGCAGCGGTGCTGAGCACGCCGCTGTCGGCGCTGTCCGATCGCATTGACCGGCGCCGGTTGATCACCGGCGGCTGGGCGATCTACGCGGTGTTCTACGTCGTCTTCGGATTGCTGCCGCCCACACCCTGGCTGATCTGGCCGATGTTTGCGTTCTATGGCGTCTTCCTGGCGGCCACCGAGGGGGCCGAGAAGGCGCTGGTGGCTGATCTCGTGCCAGCCGAACGTGCCGGCACCGCCTTCGGTTGGTACAACCTGGTGGTCGGTCTGATGCTGCTTCCGGCATCGCTGGTGTTTGGCTGGCTGTGGAGCGACATCCAGCCGTTGGCGGCATTCGGCTTCGGCGGCGTCTGCGCCCTGGCGGCCGCGGTATTGCTGCGGGTCTGGGTGGCGCCTCCGGCGGGATCCAGGGCCATCGGATGA
- the epmB gene encoding EF-P beta-lysylation protein EpmB, giving the protein MITPNRVGAQPTDPRSPSGRWQQLWREAVTDPLELLRLLGLENQAERLLPVRDTGFATRVPRGYIARMRPGDPADPLLLQVLPVAAELLESPGFVTDAVGDMAARSAHGVLQKYQGRALLIATGSCAVNCRFCFRRHFPYADETAAANRWQAAIAAVVADAGVSEVILSGGDPLSLSTPKLTELTDGLAAAPHVRRLRIHTRLPVVLPERVDAALQGWLGSLSQQKVLVLHVNHPNELDGATAEACRRLREAGVTLLNQSVLLRGVNDAADVLSELSERLLEQGVLPYYLHQLDRVQGVAHFEVDDERALALVETLRERLPGYLVPRLVREIPGEASKSPV; this is encoded by the coding sequence ATGATAACCCCGAACCGCGTTGGCGCGCAGCCGACCGATCCACGGTCCCCGTCCGGCCGCTGGCAGCAGCTGTGGCGCGAGGCTGTCACCGACCCGCTGGAGCTGCTGCGACTGCTGGGCCTGGAAAACCAGGCGGAGCGTCTGTTGCCGGTACGCGACACGGGTTTTGCCACGCGTGTGCCGCGCGGCTACATCGCCCGGATGCGTCCGGGCGACCCGGCCGACCCGCTGTTGTTGCAGGTATTGCCGGTCGCGGCGGAACTCCTGGAATCACCGGGGTTCGTGACCGACGCCGTTGGCGACATGGCGGCCCGCAGTGCGCATGGCGTGCTCCAGAAATACCAAGGCCGCGCCCTGCTGATTGCCACCGGATCGTGTGCGGTGAACTGCCGGTTCTGCTTTCGGCGCCACTTTCCCTACGCCGACGAAACGGCCGCCGCGAATCGCTGGCAGGCGGCGATAGCCGCGGTCGTGGCAGACGCCGGCGTTTCCGAGGTCATCCTCTCCGGCGGTGACCCTTTGTCGCTTTCCACGCCGAAACTCACAGAGCTGACCGACGGCCTGGCGGCGGCGCCACACGTCCGTCGCCTGCGCATTCACACGCGGCTTCCGGTGGTGCTGCCCGAACGCGTCGATGCGGCGCTGCAGGGCTGGCTGGGCTCGCTGTCGCAACAGAAGGTGCTGGTGCTGCACGTCAATCACCCCAACGAGCTGGACGGCGCGACAGCCGAAGCCTGCCGCCGGTTGCGCGAGGCCGGCGTCACCCTGCTGAACCAGAGCGTGCTGCTGCGCGGGGTCAACGACGCAGCTGACGTGCTGTCGGAGCTGTCCGAGCGCCTGCTGGAGCAGGGGGTCCTGCCCTACTACCTGCACCAGCTCGACCGCGTCCAGGGCGTCGCCCATTTCGAGGTCGACGACGAGCGGGCCCTGGCATTGGTGGAGACGCTGCGTGAACGGCTGCCGGGCTATCTTGTGCCCCGGCTGGTCCGCGAAATCCCCGGCGAAGCCTCGAAGAGTCCGGTGTGA